Proteins found in one Paenibacillus dendritiformis genomic segment:
- a CDS encoding zinc ribbon domain-containing protein — MDKMKLGLNQVKDKAQQTVEVTRISAQIAGKKKEKTAQFTLLGELVHEAYVKQALPDEMHRIGSLSQAIQRLEDEIAALEKQLYKAKGEKLCACGAVITQESRFCNHCGQAVPMEPTEIIPASLVRRDDPPIAVNCPKCGALLNGEAERCVLCGEPAK, encoded by the coding sequence ATGGATAAAATGAAGCTTGGTCTCAATCAAGTGAAGGATAAAGCGCAGCAGACCGTGGAGGTTACACGCATCAGCGCGCAGATTGCGGGGAAAAAGAAAGAAAAAACAGCGCAGTTCACCCTGCTCGGCGAACTGGTGCACGAGGCGTATGTCAAGCAGGCTCTGCCGGATGAGATGCATCGCATCGGAAGCCTCTCGCAAGCCATTCAGCGGCTGGAAGATGAGATCGCCGCGTTGGAGAAGCAGCTTTACAAGGCCAAGGGCGAGAAACTATGCGCCTGCGGCGCCGTCATCACGCAGGAATCCAGATTCTGCAATCACTGCGGGCAAGCGGTGCCGATGGAGCCAACCGAGATCATCCCCGCTTCGCTCGTCAGACGGGACGATCCGCCGATCGCCGTGAACTGCCCGAAATGCGGAGCGCTGCTGAACGGCGAAGCGGAGCGCTGCGTTCTATGCGGCGAGCCGGCGAAGTAA
- a CDS encoding efflux RND transporter periplasmic adaptor subunit, translated as MRNRWLVSCLVAAMLGAALAGCSSPPAEEPAQGAEQEKETPVQVAIVEKGSLSQQNEIIGTANPSRTVDIIPKLNGELVRLNVKKGDMVSKGATLGVIDADDLEVQLKLEQFSLEQAQDQYKTLHNAQASDLELDQAKRSIDQAQLRVKQASNRLADATLKAPMSGQVIRVAAEAGEFVTSTSPLFTIVSTNPVKFSANVSANQMLLLQNRKETKVEVPDVGKTFTARITYLSPVANEGGFYALETQADNAKGEIKPGMTAKFIVDQEVLKDALLVPTEAIVEKNGESHVFIVKNGRAVEEAVEVLEAQSKMTAVKGNLQAKDQIVIKGQMTLSDGNKVKIIEGAR; from the coding sequence GTGAGAAACCGATGGCTTGTAAGCTGCCTCGTCGCAGCAATGCTCGGGGCGGCGCTGGCGGGATGCAGCAGTCCTCCGGCCGAAGAGCCCGCGCAAGGGGCGGAGCAGGAGAAGGAAACCCCTGTGCAGGTCGCAATAGTAGAGAAAGGCTCTCTCAGCCAACAAAATGAAATTATCGGCACAGCCAATCCGAGCAGAACCGTCGATATCATTCCGAAGCTGAACGGCGAGCTGGTTCGCTTGAATGTCAAAAAGGGCGACATGGTCTCCAAGGGGGCGACGCTCGGCGTCATTGACGCGGATGACCTCGAAGTCCAGCTTAAGCTGGAGCAGTTCAGTCTGGAGCAGGCACAGGATCAGTACAAGACACTACATAACGCTCAAGCGTCCGATCTGGAGCTGGATCAGGCGAAGCGCAGCATTGACCAGGCTCAGCTGCGCGTCAAGCAGGCCAGCAACAGGCTGGCCGATGCGACCTTGAAGGCCCCAATGAGCGGGCAGGTCATTCGCGTGGCGGCGGAAGCGGGAGAATTCGTTACCTCAACCTCCCCGCTGTTCACGATCGTATCCACCAATCCGGTGAAGTTCTCGGCCAATGTCAGCGCGAATCAGATGCTCCTGCTGCAGAACCGGAAGGAGACGAAGGTCGAAGTGCCGGATGTGGGCAAAACCTTCACCGCCCGGATTACGTATCTGTCCCCCGTCGCCAATGAAGGCGGATTCTACGCCTTGGAGACGCAAGCCGACAATGCGAAGGGCGAGATCAAGCCCGGCATGACCGCCAAGTTCATCGTCGATCAGGAAGTGCTGAAGGACGCACTCCTCGTTCCTACCGAAGCGATTGTGGAGAAGAACGGCGAATCGCATGTGTTTATCGTTAAAAATGGACGAGCCGTGGAAGAAGCCGTCGAAGTACTGGAAGCCCAATCCAAAATGACGGCGGTGAAAGGCAATCTCCAGGCGAAGGATCAAATCGTCATCAAGGGACAAATGACCTTGTCCGACGGCAATAAAGTGAAAATCATCGAGGGGGCGCGCTAA
- a CDS encoding ATP-dependent DNA helicase: MERYPFDYDPARPYIPQVSDWVADVFYEILPEAGFEVRDEQIYMAFQLERAYAEKQAIFAEAGVGTGKTMAYLLYAICYARYMRKPAVIACADESLIEQLVKPEGDIAKLSAHLKLDIDARLGKSPDQYLCLVKLDQARSQWEDDDAPLYDAIYEGLPRFVRRPESQQAFHAYGGRTEYPELNDARWQRINWDAFQDCFVCEKRHRCGQTLSRDDYRKAADLIICSHDYYMEHLWTAESRKREGQLPLLPEHCAVVFDEGHLLESAALKAVSYKLKHDVFEELLLRLLNGEVRENLAQLIERAIDQSGYLFRALADCSQAIAGSDRSRVMLDEPLLQELRRFRRIIDDIEEALVYESELYTLNAYELRIVEEHLDMIQKALVLFDRADKPICWTTDRGDGLVFSIMPKTIKEILAERLFTTRMPIVFSSATLSVDGSFKYVADSLGIGDYLSFSVPSSYDYANVMQAVAPLPYGQDSFAAKTGTALAILEQTPGGALMLFRTREELQRFKREMDESGYPDESGTRFLYEGDQEISRLISDFQSDTDSVLCAVSLWEGLDVPGEALTKVIIWSLPYPPDDPVFLAKREAAADPFAEIDMPYMLLRLRQGIGRLIRTSSDYGRVAILDGDVYRSEAIRAQIQAAFPAGVELKDRLSVL, encoded by the coding sequence TTGGAACGGTACCCCTTTGATTATGATCCCGCCCGCCCTTATATTCCGCAGGTTAGCGACTGGGTGGCGGACGTTTTTTATGAAATACTGCCGGAGGCCGGCTTTGAAGTGCGGGATGAGCAGATCTATATGGCTTTTCAGCTGGAACGCGCCTATGCCGAGAAGCAGGCCATCTTCGCCGAGGCCGGGGTAGGGACGGGCAAGACGATGGCTTATCTGCTGTATGCCATCTGCTATGCCCGTTATATGCGGAAGCCTGCGGTCATCGCATGCGCCGATGAGTCGCTTATCGAGCAGCTGGTGAAGCCGGAAGGCGATATCGCGAAGCTGTCGGCGCATCTGAAGCTGGACATCGATGCCAGACTCGGCAAATCGCCGGATCAATACCTGTGTCTGGTGAAGCTGGATCAGGCCCGCTCCCAGTGGGAGGACGATGACGCGCCGCTGTATGATGCCATCTATGAAGGTCTGCCGCGCTTCGTCCGCCGCCCGGAGTCCCAGCAAGCGTTCCATGCGTACGGCGGCCGGACGGAATATCCCGAACTGAATGATGCCCGATGGCAGCGGATCAACTGGGATGCGTTCCAGGATTGCTTCGTGTGCGAGAAGCGGCACCGCTGCGGACAGACGCTGTCCCGGGATGATTACCGCAAGGCTGCCGATCTGATTATTTGCTCGCATGATTATTACATGGAGCATCTGTGGACAGCGGAGAGCCGGAAGCGGGAAGGGCAATTGCCGCTGCTGCCGGAGCATTGCGCGGTCGTATTCGATGAAGGTCATCTGCTGGAGTCGGCCGCGCTGAAGGCGGTCAGCTACAAGCTCAAGCATGACGTATTCGAGGAACTGCTGCTTCGCCTGTTGAATGGAGAGGTGCGGGAGAACCTGGCGCAGCTTATCGAGCGGGCGATTGACCAGAGCGGGTATTTGTTCCGCGCGCTGGCTGATTGCAGCCAGGCTATCGCCGGCTCCGACCGCAGCCGGGTGATGCTCGACGAACCGCTGCTGCAGGAGCTGCGCCGCTTCCGGCGAATTATCGACGACATCGAGGAAGCGCTCGTCTATGAGAGCGAGCTGTACACGCTCAACGCGTATGAGCTGCGCATCGTCGAAGAGCATCTCGACATGATTCAGAAGGCGCTCGTTCTGTTCGATCGGGCGGACAAGCCGATATGCTGGACGACCGATCGCGGAGACGGTCTGGTCTTCTCCATTATGCCGAAGACGATCAAGGAGATATTAGCGGAGCGGCTCTTCACGACACGAATGCCGATCGTCTTCTCTTCGGCGACGCTGTCGGTTGACGGCTCCTTCAAGTATGTGGCGGACAGTCTCGGGATAGGGGATTATTTGTCCTTCTCCGTGCCGTCTTCCTATGATTATGCGAATGTCATGCAGGCGGTGGCGCCGCTTCCTTACGGTCAGGACAGCTTCGCGGCGAAGACGGGGACGGCGCTCGCTATTCTGGAGCAGACACCCGGCGGCGCGCTGATGCTGTTCCGCACGCGGGAGGAGCTGCAGCGCTTCAAGCGGGAAATGGATGAATCCGGCTATCCCGATGAATCCGGCACGCGCTTCCTGTATGAAGGGGACCAGGAGATCAGCCGCCTCATCTCCGACTTCCAGTCGGACACGGACAGCGTGCTCTGCGCGGTCAGCCTGTGGGAAGGACTGGACGTGCCGGGAGAGGCGCTGACCAAGGTTATCATCTGGTCGCTGCCTTATCCGCCAGACGATCCCGTGTTCCTGGCGAAGCGCGAGGCCGCGGCGGATCCGTTCGCCGAGATCGATATGCCTTACATGCTGCTTCGTCTCCGACAAGGCATCGGACGGCTTATCCGCACGTCGTCTGACTATGGACGGGTCGCTATTCTGGACGGAGACGTCTACCGCTCGGAAGCGATCCGGGCCCAGATCCAGGCGGCGTTCCCGGCGGGGGTCGAATTGAAGGACAGGCTGAGTGTCTTATAA
- a CDS encoding MFS transporter has product MDQISNKAASRVPTGSPSCGAPDTVHAPSLSRSVALLFAVACGLAVSNIYYAQPLLDAMATEFGISHAYIGMVVTVTQICYALGLLLLVPLGDLVNRRRLIALQMLLSVAALIVVGMSLTPILLLIGMAAVGLLAVVTQTLVAFASTLAAPPERGRVVGLVTSGVVIGILLARTVAGILADLAGWRTVYLVSAALTLLMACALFRVLPNDDKARTSLSYPQLLRSVLMLFVQEPLLRIRAVLALLIFTAFSVLWTSLVLPLSAPPLSLSHSSIGSFGLAGVAGALAAARAGRLADRGLGQKTTGFALTLLLVSWAFIGMAEYALPALVAGILLLDLAVQAVHVTNQSMIFNIRPEARSRLTGGYMIFYSIGSATGSIASTAVYAQAGWSGVCMLGAAVSALALLFWALTRRMTLDAQERTL; this is encoded by the coding sequence ATGGATCAAATCAGCAATAAAGCCGCAAGCAGAGTTCCAACGGGTTCGCCGTCATGCGGCGCGCCCGACACTGTACACGCGCCCTCGTTGTCGCGCTCCGTTGCGCTGCTGTTTGCAGTCGCCTGCGGGCTGGCCGTCTCGAACATTTACTATGCGCAGCCGCTGCTCGATGCCATGGCAACAGAATTCGGCATTAGCCATGCCTACATTGGCATGGTCGTTACCGTCACTCAAATTTGCTATGCGCTGGGACTCCTCTTGCTCGTTCCTCTCGGCGATCTTGTGAATCGCCGCAGACTGATCGCCCTGCAAATGCTCTTATCCGTGGCAGCCCTTATCGTCGTTGGCATGTCGCTTACCCCTATCCTATTGCTCATTGGCATGGCTGCTGTCGGTCTCCTTGCCGTCGTGACGCAGACGCTGGTCGCTTTCGCATCGACATTAGCCGCACCGCCGGAGCGCGGGCGTGTCGTGGGCCTGGTAACAAGCGGTGTCGTAATCGGTATTCTGCTGGCACGTACCGTGGCAGGTATACTGGCCGATTTGGCCGGTTGGCGCACGGTCTATCTCGTCTCCGCAGCCTTGACACTGCTCATGGCTTGCGCTCTGTTCCGCGTGCTGCCCAATGATGATAAGGCGAGAACATCGCTGTCCTATCCGCAATTGCTGCGTTCCGTGCTCATGTTATTCGTGCAGGAGCCGCTCCTGCGCATCCGGGCCGTGCTTGCCCTTCTGATCTTCACGGCATTCAGCGTTCTATGGACATCGTTGGTGCTGCCGCTTAGTGCCCCTCCGCTCTCGTTATCCCACTCCAGCATCGGATCGTTCGGCCTCGCAGGGGTGGCAGGCGCATTGGCAGCAGCGCGGGCGGGGCGGCTCGCAGATCGCGGATTGGGACAAAAAACGACCGGCTTCGCCCTGACACTGCTGCTCGTGTCATGGGCATTCATTGGCATGGCCGAATACGCTCTGCCCGCCTTGGTCGCAGGCATTCTTCTGCTTGACCTTGCCGTGCAGGCCGTGCATGTCACGAACCAGAGCATGATTTTCAATATTCGTCCGGAAGCGCGCAGCCGGCTCACTGGCGGGTACATGATTTTCTATTCTATCGGCAGCGCGACTGGCTCGATTGCCTCAACCGCTGTCTACGCCCAAGCGGGCTGGAGCGGCGTCTGCATGCTGGGAGCCGCGGTTAGCGCCTTGGCCCTGCTCTTCTGGGCATTGACCCGCCGCATGACGTTGGATGCGCAGGAGCGAACCCTATAG
- a CDS encoding MerR family transcriptional regulator: MKSEITISELAKLMNVSVHQIRYFEEKGVLRPAYTDNNQYRMYSIEQIYQLAHILLLRKLGVPVQAIKECMTSFSADQYRQLLHRSLLEIDTELLRLQELRQFITKVLHEQQNFRSQSNHYQIKQRETTYLMRWLEMDVQEKVTAKLLADQTMRVPNLFESDIHYIYDGSSTIAISMEAQEPGDFSLPDGEYLSLQRLVHEVDELEQMIEEFYDYAAAQSYVITGPLVLIERSYLSLFSNNELHYELQAFIEPAAAKLVRLS; the protein is encoded by the coding sequence ATGAAAAGTGAAATTACGATTAGCGAATTAGCTAAGCTAATGAACGTGTCGGTTCATCAAATTCGATATTTTGAGGAGAAAGGAGTTCTTCGCCCTGCTTACACAGATAACAATCAATATCGAATGTACAGCATCGAGCAAATTTACCAGTTAGCGCATATTTTATTGCTTCGCAAGCTGGGGGTGCCTGTCCAGGCAATAAAAGAATGTATGACTTCCTTTTCTGCGGACCAATATCGACAGCTTCTTCATCGATCCTTGCTTGAGATAGATACAGAGTTGCTGCGGCTTCAAGAGCTCCGGCAGTTCATCACAAAAGTTTTGCATGAACAACAGAACTTCAGGTCGCAGTCCAATCATTACCAAATAAAGCAGCGGGAGACGACTTATTTGATGCGTTGGCTTGAAATGGATGTTCAGGAGAAGGTTACTGCCAAGCTGCTGGCGGACCAGACAATGCGAGTTCCGAACTTGTTCGAGTCGGATATTCATTATATCTATGACGGTTCGAGCACCATTGCCATATCCATGGAAGCGCAAGAGCCCGGTGATTTTTCTTTACCTGACGGTGAGTACCTGTCACTGCAGAGGCTGGTTCATGAAGTTGATGAGCTGGAGCAAATGATTGAAGAATTTTACGACTATGCTGCTGCGCAGTCTTATGTCATAACGGGGCCTCTAGTCCTCATTGAGCGATCTTATTTATCCCTGTTCAGCAACAACGAGCTGCATTACGAGCTGCAAGCCTTCATCGAACCGGCAGCAGCTAAGCTTGTACGTCTCAGCTAA
- a CDS encoding TetR/AcrR family transcriptional regulator: protein MVRPRAFDEEQALDAAMQLFWEKGYEATSLSDLTSRMGIQRPSIYSAFGDKKELFEAALRKYTSYHSSFVRSRLQHAASVKQAFRSLFEGVVMEQYEGGANRGCFCINVMVELAPHDAKFEILTREHQMYLAALFEETIEQGVRSGELAEDIQAKALAETLVVSLIGLTVLMKSRPERSFAEHAVETILSLLK, encoded by the coding sequence ATGGTACGGCCACGGGCATTTGATGAGGAACAAGCATTGGACGCAGCGATGCAGCTATTTTGGGAAAAAGGATATGAAGCGACCTCGTTAAGCGATCTAACGTCACGGATGGGCATTCAACGGCCGAGCATCTACTCCGCATTCGGCGACAAAAAGGAATTGTTCGAGGCGGCGCTGCGCAAATATACGAGCTACCACTCTTCTTTTGTCCGATCCCGGCTTCAACATGCTGCATCGGTAAAACAAGCCTTCCGCTCTTTGTTCGAAGGAGTTGTGATGGAACAATACGAAGGGGGGGCTAACCGCGGATGCTTTTGCATCAACGTGATGGTGGAGCTTGCGCCCCATGACGCCAAGTTTGAAATATTGACAAGGGAGCATCAGATGTATCTTGCTGCGCTATTCGAGGAAACGATTGAGCAGGGCGTACGATCCGGAGAACTTGCGGAGGATATCCAGGCCAAAGCTCTGGCCGAGACACTGGTCGTATCCTTAATCGGGCTTACGGTATTGATGAAATCCCGCCCTGAACGCTCATTCGCCGAACACGCTGTGGAGACGATTCTTTCGTTGCTCAAGTAA
- a CDS encoding efflux RND transporter permease subunit has translation MKIIDVSVKRPIGVMMVVLAILALGMVSLRNLAIDLFPKIDLPIAVVATSYQGAAPEEIEKLISRPLEASLSTIQGIDTVSSQSQANSSLVMLQFKTGTNMDNALIDVREKVDQIKGMLPEDANDPSVLRFDPNQMPIITLGLTGASPEKLQEIADTNIIPFLERENGVASVSVTGGKTREILVELNRANLARYGIGASQVVQAINAENKSAVAGSVPKGVQDLQIRVKGEYTSVEDIGRTLIHLPGGGQIRVSDIADINDTFKKQSSLTLVDGAPALVLSVQRQSDANTVAVADNVDKAVGKLQQDLPSGIELKKVSDTSIFIRQSIDSVVSNMMSGGLLAVFILILFLRSIRSTFVIALSMPIAIISTFTLMYFTGQTLNIISMGGLALGIGMMVDNSIVILENIFTYRQKGMSMKEAAIKGASELASAVIASTTTTLVVFLPIVFVQGITSDIFRPLALTVCFSLIASLVVAITLIPTLSSKIVSQKKIVESEKKGWYLRFFGLFVSGYKRILRWALGHRKTTVLATILLLVGSFFLVPFIGMEFMPGGDQGQIQISVQTPSGTSLEETKKAADEVAALLKPYESIIDTASESIGGGGPFGGGANSATFTIQLIRATERDMTTKAMMQELTDAVSEIPGAEITVSAMESGFGSGSPIQIKLNGQEQDVLEEVASQVVWLISDIQGVYNANSSAAEGNAELNISIDRSLAATYGLSYQQIMNEISLAMNGQLATQYREGGNEYDVRVILPEAERDSISALNALTIQSQTGQLVPLSAIAQFQQLQGPVMIQRENQQRQINVTADLAGRDLGSVSTEIEQALQKMNFPEGYSYSMGGETEEMMNSFADLAIALVFSIFLVYVVMAVQFESLLYPFIIMFAMPTMFIGVLFGLFITGTPISVTALIGIIMLAGIVVNNAIILVDYINIQRRYGLERHEAIMQGAPSRLRPIFMTTLTTVLGLLPLALGIGEGAEMQAPLAIVVIFGLSCSTIFTLLLVPVMYTYLDDFSNWIKRLFTRKNKSETAQEAAV, from the coding sequence GTGAAAATTATTGACGTCTCCGTTAAGCGTCCTATCGGCGTCATGATGGTCGTGCTCGCGATCCTCGCGCTCGGAATGGTCAGTCTGCGCAACCTCGCGATCGACCTGTTCCCTAAAATCGATCTTCCGATCGCCGTCGTCGCGACCTCCTATCAAGGTGCGGCGCCTGAAGAGATCGAGAAGCTCATATCGAGGCCGCTCGAAGCTTCGTTAAGCACAATCCAGGGAATTGACACCGTGTCTTCGCAATCGCAGGCGAACTCTTCGCTCGTCATGCTGCAGTTCAAGACCGGTACAAATATGGACAATGCCCTGATCGACGTCAGGGAGAAGGTCGATCAGATCAAAGGAATGCTTCCCGAGGATGCCAATGATCCGTCTGTGCTCCGGTTCGATCCGAATCAGATGCCCATTATTACGCTGGGCTTGACGGGCGCTTCGCCGGAGAAGCTTCAAGAGATTGCGGACACGAACATCATCCCGTTCCTGGAACGGGAGAACGGCGTCGCGTCGGTATCCGTTACCGGCGGCAAGACCCGGGAGATTCTCGTCGAGCTGAACCGCGCGAATCTCGCACGCTACGGCATCGGGGCGTCGCAAGTCGTCCAGGCGATTAACGCGGAGAACAAATCAGCCGTTGCCGGCTCGGTGCCGAAGGGCGTGCAGGATCTGCAAATCCGGGTCAAGGGCGAATATACATCCGTCGAAGATATCGGCCGGACATTGATTCATCTGCCTGGCGGCGGACAGATTCGAGTCAGCGATATCGCCGATATTAACGATACCTTCAAGAAGCAAAGCTCGCTGACGCTGGTCGACGGAGCGCCGGCGCTCGTCTTGTCTGTGCAGCGCCAATCCGACGCCAATACCGTCGCCGTCGCGGATAACGTCGACAAGGCGGTCGGCAAACTCCAGCAGGATCTGCCGAGCGGCATCGAGCTGAAAAAGGTTTCCGATACGTCAATATTTATCCGGCAGTCGATCGACAGCGTCGTCAGCAATATGATGAGCGGCGGCTTGTTGGCCGTGTTCATCCTGATTTTGTTCTTGCGCAGCATCCGCTCCACGTTCGTTATCGCGTTGTCGATGCCGATCGCGATCATATCGACGTTTACGCTGATGTATTTTACCGGCCAGACGCTGAACATTATCTCCATGGGCGGACTCGCCCTCGGCATCGGCATGATGGTCGACAACTCGATCGTCATCCTGGAGAACATATTCACCTACCGGCAGAAGGGCATGTCCATGAAGGAAGCCGCCATTAAGGGCGCCTCCGAGCTGGCCTCGGCCGTTATCGCCTCGACGACGACGACATTGGTCGTATTTCTGCCGATCGTATTTGTTCAGGGCATCACATCGGATATTTTCCGTCCGCTTGCTTTGACGGTATGCTTCTCGCTGATCGCTTCGCTCGTCGTGGCGATTACGCTGATTCCGACGCTGTCCTCCAAGATCGTATCGCAGAAGAAGATCGTGGAATCCGAGAAAAAGGGTTGGTACCTCCGCTTTTTCGGGCTGTTCGTCTCCGGCTACAAGCGCATCCTGCGATGGGCGCTGGGACATCGCAAGACGACGGTGCTCGCCACGATCCTCCTGCTCGTGGGCAGCTTCTTCCTCGTTCCGTTCATCGGTATGGAATTCATGCCGGGCGGAGACCAGGGACAGATTCAGATCAGCGTTCAGACGCCAAGCGGCACGAGTCTGGAAGAGACGAAGAAGGCGGCCGACGAAGTGGCGGCGCTGTTGAAGCCATATGAGAGCATCATCGATACCGCCTCGGAGTCGATTGGCGGAGGCGGCCCGTTCGGGGGCGGCGCCAATTCGGCTACCTTCACGATCCAGCTCATCCGGGCGACCGAACGCGACATGACGACGAAGGCGATGATGCAGGAGCTGACGGATGCGGTCAGCGAAATCCCCGGAGCGGAGATTACCGTGTCAGCCATGGAATCCGGCTTCGGTTCGGGCTCGCCGATTCAGATCAAGCTGAACGGACAAGAGCAGGACGTGCTGGAAGAGGTCGCTTCTCAGGTCGTCTGGCTCATTTCCGATATACAAGGGGTCTATAATGCGAATTCTTCGGCGGCCGAGGGCAATGCGGAGCTGAACATTTCGATCGACCGCAGTCTGGCCGCCACGTATGGCTTATCCTATCAGCAGATTATGAACGAGATCTCGCTGGCGATGAACGGGCAGCTAGCGACGCAGTACCGCGAAGGCGGCAACGAATATGACGTGCGCGTCATCCTGCCGGAAGCGGAACGGGATAGCATCTCCGCCTTGAATGCGCTGACGATTCAATCGCAGACCGGCCAACTGGTGCCGCTGTCCGCCATCGCCCAGTTCCAGCAGCTGCAGGGACCGGTCATGATTCAGCGGGAAAATCAGCAGCGGCAGATCAACGTCACGGCCGATCTGGCAGGAAGAGACTTGGGCAGCGTATCGACCGAAATCGAACAGGCGCTGCAGAAGATGAACTTCCCGGAAGGGTACTCTTACTCGATGGGCGGAGAGACGGAAGAAATGATGAATTCATTCGCCGATCTGGCGATCGCGCTCGTCTTCTCCATCTTCCTCGTCTACGTCGTCATGGCGGTACAGTTCGAATCGCTGCTGTATCCGTTCATTATCATGTTCGCGATGCCGACTATGTTCATCGGAGTCCTCTTCGGTCTGTTCATTACCGGGACGCCGATCAGCGTGACCGCCTTAATCGGAATCATTATGCTTGCGGGAATCGTCGTGAACAACGCGATCATTCTCGTCGATTATATCAACATCCAGCGCAGATACGGGCTGGAACGGCATGAGGCGATTATGCAGGGAGCCCCGAGCCGGCTCCGTCCGATTTTCATGACGACATTAACGACAGTGCTCGGCTTGCTGCCGCTCGCCCTCGGAATCGGCGAAGGCGCGGAGATGCAGGCGCCGCTGGCTATCGTCGTCATCTTCGGCCTCTCCTGCTCGACCATCTTCACCCTGCTGCTGGTGCCGGTCATGTACACGTACTTGGATGATTTCTCGAATTGGATTAAGCGTCTGTTCACGAGAAAGAACAAGAGCGAGACCGCACAAGAAGCGGCCGTATAA
- a CDS encoding alpha-L-fucosidase has product MQKWFEEAKLGIFIHYGIYAVNGIAESWSFYNGRISYEDYMKQLDGFTASKFDAGQWAELIENSGAKYAVLTTKHHDGVALWDTGFSDLNVVDKTPAKRDIVKEYAEAITKRGIKLGLYYSLIDWSHPDYPSVYEGGRVPDDPGAANPFSYPTDGIQDEERWQRFLEFNNNQLRELLTNYGKVDLMWFDGDWERSAAQWNLPAFKTYLTSFNPELIINSRLQGHGDYKTPEQGLPITRPEGPWEFCTTINRSWGYVPTDNHYKSLNQIIRMFCDCIAMGGNMLLDIGPREDGTIDKRQEDILLGLGAWIRTHEEAVYGTGEGIHTRYYLGGSTVSKDRKTLYLFVYDNPKESVCLKGLANKINKITVLHSGKELTHEIHGGVPWFNIPGTAWIHMTPEDAHENVTVLKLELDGELDMYGGSGAVVTHN; this is encoded by the coding sequence GTGCAAAAGTGGTTCGAAGAAGCGAAGCTCGGCATTTTTATCCATTATGGCATTTATGCCGTCAACGGCATTGCGGAATCGTGGTCTTTCTATAACGGAAGAATCTCGTATGAAGATTATATGAAGCAGTTGGACGGCTTCACCGCCAGCAAGTTCGATGCCGGCCAATGGGCCGAGCTGATCGAGAACTCCGGCGCGAAGTATGCCGTGCTTACAACGAAGCACCATGACGGGGTGGCGCTGTGGGACACCGGGTTCAGCGATCTGAATGTCGTCGACAAGACTCCGGCGAAGCGGGATATTGTCAAGGAGTATGCGGAAGCGATAACGAAGCGGGGCATCAAGCTCGGGCTGTACTATTCCCTGATCGACTGGTCTCACCCGGACTACCCGTCTGTCTATGAGGGCGGCCGGGTTCCGGACGATCCGGGTGCGGCGAACCCGTTCTCCTATCCGACGGACGGCATTCAGGATGAAGAGAGATGGCAGCGGTTCCTTGAATTCAATAACAATCAGCTGCGGGAACTGCTGACGAATTACGGCAAGGTGGACCTGATGTGGTTCGACGGCGACTGGGAGCGAAGCGCCGCGCAGTGGAATTTGCCCGCGTTCAAGACCTATTTGACATCGTTCAACCCGGAATTGATTATCAACTCGCGGCTTCAGGGCCATGGGGACTATAAGACGCCGGAGCAGGGACTTCCGATAACAAGACCGGAAGGGCCGTGGGAATTCTGTACGACGATCAACCGATCCTGGGGCTATGTGCCGACGGACAATCATTATAAATCGTTGAACCAGATCATCCGCATGTTCTGCGACTGCATTGCGATGGGCGGCAACATGCTCCTTGATATCGGTCCGAGAGAGGATGGCACGATAGACAAGCGCCAGGAGGATATTTTGCTCGGATTGGGCGCGTGGATCCGCACGCACGAGGAAGCGGTGTACGGCACCGGCGAAGGCATTCATACCCGCTATTATCTGGGCGGCAGCACGGTGTCGAAGGATCGCAAGACATTGTATCTGTTCGTGTACGATAATCCGAAGGAGAGTGTATGCCTGAAGGGCTTAGCGAACAAAATCAATAAAATAACCGTGCTTCATTCCGGCAAGGAGCTGACCCACGAGATTCACGGGGGCGTGCCGTGGTTCAACATACCGGGGACGGCCTGGATACATATGACGCCGGAGGATGCCCACGAGAACGTCACCGTGCTGAAGCTGGAGCTCGATGGAGAGCTCGATATGTACGGCGGTTCCGGCGCGGTCGTCACGCACAACTAA